The genome window AACCGACAGCTAATTATCATAAACCTATCAGCGAATATTTAAGAAACAAAAATTATTTTATGGTTTATGTATCCTCTGTTGCTGCCAAAAGCAACCGTAAGACCATTGACGGCGGACGATGGGGTAAGAATGACCCTCGTGACGCCTACAATGTTGTTGACTTAATGCGCCAGGGCAAAATCCTTTATTACCGTGATGAAAACACACAATCAATGAATATTCGCAAATATCTGCTACTCCGTCAGCGTCTAATAAAAACAAAAAATTCTCTTAAAACGCGTATCAGGAATAATATTTGGGCATGCTATTTCCCAGAACTGTGTCCTCTCTTTAAGAACTTAGAATGTCCGGATGTTTTAACCCTGCTTGAACATGGACTTTCAAGCCAAACCATAAAAAACATGGACTACCCATCGTTTGCGCACCTTTTCTGCGATACTTTTAAGCCAAACAGTAAACGATATTTACTGTTATATCATCTCTGGCAAAGTGCTAAAACCTCTATCGGTTTACCGATGCCTTCTTCTGCCTTGCAGGGCTTGATATTGAAACAATGACTTCCGGTGAATTCGCAGGTAAAGAAAAAATATCAAAAAAAGGTAATTCCCTGCTTCGCTTTGCCATCTGTCATGCTACTAATGTCGCTATATCTAAAAAC of Elusimicrobiota bacterium contains these proteins:
- a CDS encoding transposase, yielding MDSISKKEQFCQVKQGIKRDNGYLLIGLDVSKKSSTACFYNIEKNIILKKYSVSHDLEGFQRFVCKIEQIMETNNFRDVIIGVEPTANYHKPISEYLRNKNYFMVYVSSVAAKSNRKTIDGGRWGKNDPRDAYNVVDLMRQGKILYYRDENTQSMNIRKYLLLRQRLIKTKNSLKTRIRNNIWACYFPELCPLFKNLECPDVLTLLEHGLSSQTIKNMDYPSFAHLFCDTFKPNSKRYLLLYHLWQSAKTSIGLPMPSSALQGLILKQ